A stretch of the Dioscorea cayenensis subsp. rotundata cultivar TDr96_F1 chromosome 4, TDr96_F1_v2_PseudoChromosome.rev07_lg8_w22 25.fasta, whole genome shotgun sequence genome encodes the following:
- the LOC120259271 gene encoding uncharacterized protein LOC120259271 gives MKVAKERSKTVGDAWRRRSPPTDEPTDIVECSGKCCRACTAFILADCIAVSCCPCAVLSLLTMALFKVPLMVGRRFLSSLKKTGGNITINNKKKNTTAAVVVEKGTIGDDEVVKDVIVSKKSFAEGEEEEDINECINGHLFGGLEAERVWLEIYQVGNWGFGRVSFSGVKGEVLI, from the coding sequence ATGAAGGTGGCAAAGGAGAGATCGAAGACCGTCGGTGATGCATGGAGACGTCGATCACCACCGACTGATGAGCCAACTGACATCGTCGAATGTTCCGGCAAATGTTGCAGAGCATGCACTGCATTCATCCTTGCAGATTGCATTGCAGTCAGTTGTTGTCCTTGTGCTGTGTTGAGCTTGTTGACCATGGCTCTCTTCAAGGTTCCATTGATGGTTGGCAGGAGGTTCTTGAGCTCATTGAAGAAGACAGGAGGAAATATTACTAttaacaataagaagaagaatactactgctgctgttgttgtagAGAAAGGTACCATTGGAGATGATGAGGTTGTGAAGGATGTTATTGTGAGTAAGAAGAGCTTTgcagaaggagaagaagaagaagacattaATGAATGTATTAATGGTCATTTGTTTGGAGGTTTAGAGGCAGAGAGAGTTTGGCTTGAGATTTATCAGGTTGGTAATTGGGGTTTTGGTAGGGTTTCTTTCTCTGGGGTTAAAGGGGAAGTGTTGATTTAA
- the LOC120259478 gene encoding cinnamoyl-CoA reductase-like SNL6, with translation MGVVRSEESREAEIEEIRRIIEGERTGEEEWKGNNGGADELPGGADGRMVCVTSGVSFLGFALVDRLLSRGFTVRLALDSQEDLEKVRELEMFRETDRDSGGGGGVWAVIANVMDLDSLCCAFDGCAAVFHTSSFIDPSGVSGYSKQMAEMESRAAERVIEACVRTESVRKCIFTSSLLACVWRRSSHHNHSLPTIVDENCWSDETLCRDRKLWLALGKTMAEKAAWRAARGRNLKLVTVCPALNTGPGFCRRNATTSIAYLKGSQELFTDGLLATVNVNRVAEAHVCVYEAMDSTACGRYICYDNVIRRAEDTIELERQLGITNRISGTTTTTLDGPNSFELCNSKLSRLISTSRWCH, from the exons atgggggTGGTGAGGAGCGAGGAGAGCAGGGAAGCGGAGATAGAGGAGATCAGAAGGATAATCGAAGGTGAGAGGACCGGGGAAGAGGAATGGAAAGGGAATAACGGCGGCGCCGACGAGCTACCGGGTGGTGCTGATGGCCGGATGGTGTGTGTGACAAGTGGCGTTTCCTTCTTGGGTTTTGCCCTCGTAGATCGCCTCCTCTCCCGTGGTTTCACCGTCCGTCTCGCTTTAGATTCTCAAG AGGACTTGGAGAAGGTGAGGGAGTTGGAGATGTTCAGGGAGACGGACAGGGATAGTGGTGGTGGGGGTGGTGTCTGGGCAGTGATCGCCAATGTCATGGATCTGGACAGCCTTTGCTGTGCCTTTGATGGTTGCGCGGCGGTGTTTCACACTTCTTCTTTCATTGATCCCTCTGGTGTCTCCGGCTATTCT AAACAAATGGCAGAGATGGAGTCAAGAGCTGCAGAGAGAGTAATAGAAGCATGTGTGAGAACTGAATCTGTGAGGAAGTGCATCTTCACATCTTCACTTCTTGCCTGTGTCTGGCGACGCAGCTCCCATCATAACCACAGTCTCCCCACAATTGTTGATGAGAACTGCTGGAGTGATGAAACCTTATGCAGAGATAGAAAG TTATGGCTTGCATTGGGTAAAACAATGGCAGAGAAGGCTGCATGGAGAGCAGCTCGCGGAAGGAACCTGAAACTGGTAACAGTATGCCCTGCACTTAACACTGGTCCAGGATTCTGCAGGCGTAATGCTACTACATCAATTGCATACCTCAAAG GATCACAAGAATTATTCACCGACGGGTTGCTGGCAACAGTGAATGTTAACAGAGTGGCTGAAGCACATGTTTGTGTTTATGAAGCAATGGATAGCACAGCTTGTGGGAGGTACATTTGCTATGATAATGTCATTAGACGAGCCGAAGACACCATCGAATTGGAGCGACAACTCGGTATTACAAACAGAATATCCGGAACAACAACCACCACCCTCGACGGCCCAAATTCATTCGAGTTGTGTAACAGCAAACTCTCTAGGTTGATCTCTACTTCGAGATGGTGCCACTAA